In a single window of the Amycolatopsis sp. cg5 genome:
- a CDS encoding PadR family transcriptional regulator codes for MSELNATAAALLGLLHDGPATGGQLVAGAGERFGAFFSVTRSQVYRELPALSKEGLVRLGKQGPRSSQQYVITAAGKKAFKTWLSTDPGPDHLRSPLILRLVHANALTAKQRTSLVDTARASYNSELDAAKAATKTADGPYAKAVAEFAQAHAKAALKLLESIPQS; via the coding sequence GTGTCCGAATTGAATGCAACTGCCGCAGCTCTGCTTGGTCTGCTCCACGACGGCCCCGCCACGGGCGGTCAGCTAGTCGCTGGAGCGGGTGAGCGCTTCGGTGCCTTCTTCAGCGTGACGCGGAGCCAGGTCTACCGGGAGCTCCCCGCGCTGTCCAAGGAAGGCCTCGTGCGACTCGGCAAGCAGGGGCCGCGCTCAAGCCAGCAATACGTCATCACCGCCGCCGGCAAGAAGGCCTTCAAGACCTGGCTTTCCACCGACCCGGGACCCGACCACCTCCGCAGCCCGCTGATCCTGCGCCTGGTGCACGCCAACGCGCTCACCGCGAAGCAGCGCACCTCGCTCGTCGACACCGCCCGAGCCTCGTACAACAGCGAGCTCGACGCGGCCAAGGCGGCCACCAAGACCGCCGACGGCCCCTACGCGAAGGCCGTGGCCGAGTTCGCCCAGGCACACGCCAAGGCCGCGCTCAAGCTGCTCGAATCCATCCCGCAGTCCTGA
- the smpB gene encoding SsrA-binding protein SmpB, with product MPKERGQKVIVSNRKARHDYAILDTYECGLVLVGTEVKSLREGKASLADAFATVDDGEVWLRNVHIPEYTQGTWTNHTPRRTRKLLLHRREIEKLIGKTKEGGLSLVPLSMYFKDGKVKVEIALAKGKKAYDKRQTLAKRDADRDIRKAMGRALKGKFD from the coding sequence ATGCCCAAGGAACGTGGTCAGAAAGTAATCGTGTCGAACCGCAAGGCTCGCCACGATTACGCGATCCTCGACACCTACGAGTGCGGTCTCGTGCTCGTCGGCACCGAGGTGAAGAGCCTGCGCGAGGGCAAGGCGTCGCTGGCGGACGCGTTCGCGACCGTCGACGACGGCGAGGTGTGGCTGCGCAACGTCCACATCCCGGAATACACGCAGGGCACGTGGACCAACCACACCCCGCGCCGCACCCGCAAGCTGCTGCTGCACCGCCGTGAGATCGAGAAGCTGATCGGCAAGACCAAGGAGGGCGGGCTCTCGCTCGTCCCGCTGTCGATGTACTTCAAGGACGGCAAGGTCAAGGTCGAGATCGCGCTGGCGAAGGGCAAAAAGGCCTACGACAAGCGGCAGACGCTGGCCAAGCGCGACGCCGACCGTGACATCCGCAAGGCCATGGGCCGCGCGCTCAAGGGCAAGTTCGACTGA
- a CDS encoding MarR family winged helix-turn-helix transcriptional regulator, producing the protein MLQGDLPALLAMSFRAVMDQIHAQLDADGFADARPAHGFVFHFLSHKGSATAVEIGDHLGITKQAAVQLVDELEKRDYVLRTPHPTDRRSRSISLSPRGWLCIERVVALSRQAEERWAAMVGHERLDQLRGDLLTFIEDAATQRPVTLRPVW; encoded by the coding sequence GTGCTCCAAGGCGACCTGCCCGCACTGCTGGCGATGAGCTTCCGCGCCGTCATGGACCAGATCCACGCCCAGCTCGACGCCGACGGGTTCGCCGACGCCCGCCCCGCCCACGGGTTCGTCTTCCATTTCCTGTCCCACAAAGGCAGCGCCACCGCCGTCGAGATCGGCGACCACCTCGGCATAACCAAGCAGGCCGCCGTCCAGCTCGTCGACGAACTCGAGAAGCGCGACTACGTCCTGCGCACCCCGCACCCAACGGACCGCCGCAGCCGCTCGATCTCGCTGTCCCCCCGCGGCTGGCTCTGCATAGAACGCGTCGTAGCACTGTCCAGGCAGGCCGAGGAACGCTGGGCGGCCATGGTCGGGCACGAGCGTTTGGACCAGCTCCGCGGCGACCTGCTCACCTTCATCGAGGACGCGGCGACCCAGCGCCCGGTGACGTTACGTCCGGTGTGGTGA
- the ftsX gene encoding permease-like cell division protein FtsX yields the protein MRASFVFSEVVTGLRRNLTMTIAMILTTAISLAMLGSGLLVMRTIDKMRTNFLADVEVTVHLTEDISAGDKNCTQSVCSGLRDQLQSNTAVESVIFENREAAYERFKKIFESQPELVALARPDALPASFHVKLKDPDRSAGVVAEFNGKPGIAKVDDQNKFLDVFLNKLNKVRDLAFVMAVVTAAAALMLIANTIQLSAFTRRTEVGIMRLVGATRWYTQLPFLLEAMVAGLVGSLLSIGLLIGLKYGFLDALFDGQVFPQISLLDVLFPVTPVLILVSALISAVTGYVTLRLYVRH from the coding sequence ATGCGCGCCAGTTTCGTCTTCAGCGAGGTTGTCACCGGCCTCCGCCGGAATCTCACGATGACCATCGCGATGATCCTCACCACCGCGATCTCACTCGCCATGCTCGGCAGCGGTCTGCTGGTCATGCGGACCATCGACAAGATGAGGACGAACTTCCTCGCCGACGTCGAAGTGACCGTGCACCTGACCGAGGACATCAGCGCGGGCGACAAGAACTGCACGCAGTCGGTCTGTTCCGGGCTGCGCGACCAGCTGCAGAGCAACACCGCGGTCGAGTCGGTCATCTTCGAAAACCGCGAGGCGGCTTACGAGCGCTTCAAGAAGATCTTCGAGAGCCAGCCGGAACTGGTCGCGCTGGCGCGTCCCGACGCGCTGCCCGCTTCCTTCCACGTCAAGCTGAAGGACCCGGACCGCAGTGCCGGTGTCGTCGCGGAGTTCAACGGCAAGCCGGGCATCGCGAAGGTCGACGACCAGAACAAGTTCCTCGACGTGTTCCTCAACAAGCTCAACAAGGTGCGGGACCTGGCGTTCGTCATGGCCGTCGTCACCGCGGCCGCGGCGCTGATGCTGATCGCGAACACCATCCAGCTCTCCGCGTTCACGCGACGCACGGAGGTCGGCATCATGCGGCTGGTCGGCGCGACGCGGTGGTACACGCAGCTGCCGTTCCTCCTGGAGGCCATGGTCGCCGGCCTGGTCGGCTCGCTGCTGTCGATCGGCCTGCTGATCGGGCTGAAGTACGGCTTCCTGGACGCGCTGTTCGACGGCCAGGTGTTCCCGCAGATCTCGCTGCTGGACGTGCTGTTCCCGGTCACGCCGGTGCTGATCCTGGTGTCCGCGCTCATCTCGGCGGTCACCGGCTACGTCACGCTGCGCCTGTACGTCCGCCACTGA
- a CDS encoding UPF0182 family protein → MSLPKLSRRSRILLIIAAVVILVLLLGARLLDTYVDWLWFGEVSARSVFTTVLWTRVLLFFGVGLLVGGSLALSLTIAYRTRPVFVPISGADDPLARYRSAIVGRIRLFGIGIPVLTGLIAGASAQGDWQVVQLFFNGTDFGEKDAQFGKDIGFYAFGLPFFNWILGWLFLSVVISFIGALIAHYIFGGIRLAGKGGQLAGPTRVQLAVTVGIFVLLKAVEYFFDRYNLLLSDRNPLFNGATYTDLNAVLPAKLILLCISVICAIAFFVGAFMRNIQLPAIALVLLILSSVLVGAAWPAVLEQFSVRPNANEKEAASISRNMEATRKAFGLTDVKYTDYSGAADATAADVKAAQSTVSNIRLLDPNVLSDTFTQRVGRENFYGFPQKLDIDRYTVDGRTQDYIVAAKEIKTDGLTGNQTNWINKHMVFTHGNGFVAAPANTIDRAVVGQNSEGGYPIAGTSDTIDPKGSKIPVKEPRIYYGELANTYAIVGGAKSETQGEYDTATDRSYRYTGSGGVSIGNLFNRLVFAAYNGWGANTNILFSEAIGDESKIMYHRDPRERVSMVAPWLTVDGDPYPAVVDGKIQWIVDGYTTLNNYPYAQQTSLGEATSDSLSGGVTKQANNQINYIRNSVKATVDAFNGTVTLYSIDDKEPVLNAWKNVFPGLVKPSADISPDLRAHFRYPEDLFKVQRELLAKYHVNNPQEFYAQQAFWSVPQDPTQEGGTNATASGIANQPGYYVLAENANGDKNRPSFQLTSPLTGLQRQYLAAWVTVSSDPEDYGKMSVLKLPTAAAGATQVDGPVQIQNRFQSDPAFAQERTLFTNQSVSVIFGNLITLPVGNGFLYVEPVYIRQRNQNSYPQLARVLVAYGSKVAFKPTLKEALDSVFGAGAGDVTTAPVGQPGPTPTTTPAPPSTPAPPTGNPALDKAATDLSAAFDKYRQAQSSGDFAAQGSALAAVDAAVKAYLAAKNGTAPANGGTSPSPTPTSPPAGG, encoded by the coding sequence GTGAGCCTGCCGAAGCTGTCCCGCCGAAGCCGGATCCTGCTGATCATCGCGGCGGTGGTCATCCTGGTGCTGCTGCTCGGCGCCAGACTGCTCGACACCTACGTCGACTGGCTGTGGTTCGGCGAGGTCAGCGCCCGGTCGGTGTTCACCACCGTGCTGTGGACCAGAGTCCTGCTGTTCTTCGGGGTGGGGCTGCTCGTCGGCGGCTCACTCGCGCTGAGCCTCACCATCGCCTACCGGACCCGCCCGGTCTTCGTGCCCATCTCCGGCGCGGACGACCCGCTGGCCAGGTACCGCTCGGCCATCGTCGGCCGGATCCGGCTGTTCGGCATCGGCATCCCGGTGCTCACCGGCCTGATCGCGGGCGCGAGCGCGCAGGGCGACTGGCAGGTCGTGCAGCTGTTCTTCAACGGCACCGACTTCGGCGAGAAGGACGCGCAGTTCGGCAAGGACATCGGCTTCTACGCGTTCGGGCTGCCGTTCTTCAACTGGATCCTCGGCTGGCTGTTCCTGTCCGTGGTGATCTCGTTCATCGGCGCGCTCATCGCGCACTACATCTTCGGCGGCATCCGCCTCGCAGGCAAGGGCGGCCAGCTCGCAGGCCCGACCCGTGTCCAGCTCGCGGTCACCGTCGGGATCTTCGTGCTGCTGAAGGCGGTCGAGTACTTCTTCGACCGGTACAACCTGCTGCTGTCCGATCGGAACCCGCTGTTCAACGGCGCCACCTACACCGACCTCAACGCGGTGCTCCCGGCGAAACTGATCCTGCTGTGCATTTCGGTGATCTGCGCGATCGCGTTCTTCGTCGGCGCGTTCATGCGCAACATCCAGCTGCCCGCGATCGCGCTGGTGCTGCTGATCCTGTCGAGCGTGCTCGTCGGCGCCGCGTGGCCCGCCGTGCTGGAGCAGTTTTCCGTGCGCCCCAACGCGAACGAGAAGGAAGCGGCGTCGATCAGCCGCAACATGGAGGCCACGCGCAAGGCGTTCGGGCTCACCGACGTGAAGTACACGGACTACTCCGGCGCCGCCGACGCCACCGCAGCCGACGTGAAGGCCGCGCAGAGCACGGTGTCCAACATCCGGCTGCTCGACCCGAACGTGCTGAGCGACACCTTCACCCAGCGCGTCGGCCGTGAGAACTTCTACGGCTTCCCGCAGAAGCTCGACATCGACCGCTACACCGTCGACGGCCGCACCCAGGACTACATCGTCGCGGCCAAGGAGATCAAGACCGACGGCCTCACCGGCAACCAGACCAACTGGATCAACAAGCACATGGTGTTCACGCACGGGAACGGCTTCGTCGCCGCCCCGGCGAACACCATCGACCGCGCGGTCGTCGGCCAGAACTCCGAGGGCGGGTACCCGATCGCGGGCACCAGCGACACGATCGACCCGAAGGGCTCCAAGATCCCGGTCAAGGAACCGCGGATCTACTACGGCGAGCTCGCCAACACCTACGCGATCGTCGGCGGCGCCAAGAGCGAGACCCAGGGCGAGTACGACACCGCGACCGACCGCTCCTACCGCTACACCGGAAGCGGCGGCGTCTCGATCGGCAACCTGTTCAACCGCCTCGTCTTCGCCGCCTACAACGGCTGGGGCGCCAACACCAACATCCTGTTCTCCGAAGCCATCGGCGACGAGTCCAAGATCATGTACCACCGCGACCCGCGCGAACGGGTCAGCATGGTCGCGCCGTGGCTCACCGTCGACGGCGACCCGTACCCGGCCGTCGTCGACGGCAAGATCCAGTGGATCGTCGACGGCTACACCACGCTCAACAACTACCCGTACGCCCAGCAGACCTCGCTGGGCGAGGCCACCAGCGACTCGCTCAGCGGCGGCGTCACCAAGCAGGCCAACAACCAGATCAACTACATCCGCAACTCGGTCAAGGCCACCGTGGACGCCTTCAACGGCACCGTCACGCTGTACTCGATCGACGACAAGGAGCCGGTGCTCAACGCCTGGAAGAACGTCTTCCCCGGCCTCGTGAAGCCCAGCGCCGACATCTCGCCCGACCTGCGCGCGCACTTCCGCTACCCGGAGGACCTGTTCAAGGTCCAGCGTGAGCTGCTCGCCAAGTACCACGTGAACAACCCGCAGGAGTTCTACGCGCAGCAGGCGTTCTGGAGCGTCCCGCAGGACCCGACGCAGGAAGGCGGCACCAACGCCACCGCGTCCGGCATCGCCAACCAGCCCGGCTACTACGTGCTCGCCGAAAACGCGAACGGTGACAAGAACCGGCCCAGCTTCCAGCTGACCAGCCCGCTCACCGGTCTGCAACGGCAATACCTCGCCGCCTGGGTCACCGTGTCCTCCGATCCCGAGGACTACGGGAAGATGAGCGTCCTCAAGCTACCGACGGCCGCGGCAGGCGCGACCCAGGTGGACGGTCCCGTCCAGATCCAGAACCGGTTCCAAAGCGACCCGGCGTTCGCCCAGGAGAGAACCCTCTTCACCAACCAGAGCGTCTCGGTCATCTTCGGCAACCTGATCACCCTGCCCGTCGGCAACGGGTTCCTCTACGTCGAACCCGTCTACATCAGGCAGCGCAACCAGAACAGCTACCCGCAGCTGGCCAGGGTGCTCGTCGCGTACGGATCCAAGGTCGCCTTCAAACCCACACTGAAGGAAGCACTCGACTCCGTCTTCGGCGCGGGCGCGGGCGACGTCACCACCGCACCCGTCGGGCAGCCGGGCCCCACCCCGACCACCACCCCGGCGCCACCGAGCACCCCGGCGCCGCCCACCGGAAACCCCGCACTCGACAAGGCCGCCACCGACCTCTCCGCGGCGTTCGACAAATACCGGCAAGCACAGAGCAGCGGCGACTTCGCCGCCCAAGGCTCCGCGCTCGCCGCCGTCGACGCCGCCGTGAAGGCCTACCTGGCCGCGAAGAACGGCACGGCACCAGCCAACGGAGGCACCTCGCCCAGCCCCACGCCCACCAGCCCACCAGCCGGAGGGTGA
- a CDS encoding cupin domain-containing protein: MSLVTLSEAPAIDNDNGFVFRPLAVPSRGSSELAIWQLEVAPGAKSERHTVSKEEVFLLRAGSVSIEVGDRVHEPAAGDAVILPPETPVLLSNPGDEPALLTVCTSRGIQGKLNGTVISPPWAQ; the protein is encoded by the coding sequence ATGAGTTTGGTGACGCTGTCCGAGGCTCCGGCCATCGACAACGACAACGGTTTCGTCTTCCGGCCGCTGGCCGTGCCGAGCCGCGGGTCGTCCGAGCTGGCGATCTGGCAGCTGGAGGTCGCGCCGGGCGCGAAGAGCGAACGGCACACGGTCAGCAAGGAAGAGGTGTTCCTGCTGCGCGCGGGTTCGGTCTCGATCGAGGTCGGCGACCGGGTGCACGAGCCCGCCGCCGGCGACGCGGTCATCCTGCCGCCGGAGACGCCGGTGCTGCTGAGCAACCCCGGCGACGAGCCCGCGTTGCTGACCGTCTGCACGTCACGGGGGATTCAGGGGAAGCTCAACGGCACGGTCATCTCGCCGCCGTGGGCCCAGTAA
- a CDS encoding response regulator transcription factor: MRVVIAEDAVLLRAGVTRLLEDEGIETVAAVDNGDDLLGAVKEHRPDLAIVDVRMPPTFTDEGLRAAIGARKEIPGLPVLVLSQYVEESYAVELLSGGAGGVGYLLKERVADVADFLDAVRRVAGGGTAIDPDVIAQLMARGRKNPLDALTNRESEVLGLMAQGLSNTAIANSLVVSHGAVEKHIGNIFAKLGLEASSEEHRRVRAVLTYLGRS, translated from the coding sequence ATGCGGGTAGTGATCGCCGAGGACGCAGTGCTGCTTCGCGCGGGCGTAACGAGGCTGCTGGAGGACGAGGGCATCGAGACGGTCGCCGCCGTCGACAACGGCGACGACCTGCTCGGCGCGGTCAAGGAACATCGTCCCGACCTGGCCATCGTCGACGTCCGCATGCCGCCGACGTTCACCGACGAAGGCCTGCGCGCGGCGATCGGCGCCCGCAAGGAGATCCCCGGCCTGCCGGTGCTCGTGCTGTCGCAGTACGTCGAGGAGAGCTACGCCGTCGAACTGCTCTCGGGCGGCGCGGGCGGCGTCGGCTACCTGTTGAAGGAGCGCGTCGCGGATGTCGCGGACTTCCTCGACGCGGTCCGCCGGGTCGCCGGCGGCGGCACGGCGATCGACCCCGACGTCATCGCCCAGCTCATGGCCCGCGGCCGCAAGAACCCGCTCGACGCCCTGACCAACCGCGAGTCCGAGGTGCTCGGCCTGATGGCGCAGGGCCTGTCGAACACCGCCATCGCGAACTCGCTGGTCGTCTCGCACGGCGCGGTCGAGAAGCACATCGGCAACATCTTCGCGAAGCTCGGGCTCGAAGCCAGCTCCGAGGAACACCGCCGCGTCCGCGCCGTGCTGACCTATCTAGGCCGCAGCTGA
- a CDS encoding acyltransferase, producing the protein MHRDKFLDVVRAGAILAVVGQHWAMPVLSYADGRLATGNALATPGWWVVTWLSQVMPLVFFAGGAANLMSLRRANSSRDWLAKRVRRLVLPVLPLMALWLVIPDVLLEWGIPKQPVEVAGAIAAQLLWFLAVYLLTVLITPLMAAAHRRFGLAVPAVMAGAAIGVDVARFADFGLVGFANAVFVWLAVHQLGFFYAEGGLGALNPRKALALSGAGFGITALMVAFGPYPASMIGMPGAPVSNMSPPTVLLFFLAVGQIGLLLALKPKLLAFAANPAIGRSLDWLGARFMSIYLWHMPALVVVAGITVYGLGYATPEPGSVLWLAVTPPWLAGIGIVLALLLKVFSRFEATGKTTATAGTPQLVLAALLASGGLLGLAAHGFTTPSNPLDGPLPWVALTIAGYALSGRRIHAARITTRFLGHAVAVTESAKLSR; encoded by the coding sequence ATGCACAGGGACAAATTCCTCGACGTCGTCAGGGCGGGCGCCATCCTCGCCGTGGTCGGCCAGCACTGGGCGATGCCCGTCCTTTCCTATGCGGACGGCCGCCTCGCGACCGGCAACGCGCTCGCGACGCCGGGCTGGTGGGTCGTCACCTGGCTGTCGCAGGTGATGCCGCTGGTGTTCTTCGCCGGCGGCGCTGCCAATCTGATGTCCTTGCGCCGCGCCAATTCTTCACGGGATTGGCTGGCGAAACGGGTCCGTCGTCTCGTGCTGCCCGTGCTTCCGCTGATGGCGCTTTGGCTCGTCATCCCCGATGTGTTGCTGGAATGGGGAATCCCGAAGCAACCGGTCGAGGTGGCCGGCGCCATCGCGGCGCAGCTGCTCTGGTTCCTCGCCGTCTATCTGCTCACTGTGCTGATCACGCCGCTGATGGCCGCCGCGCATCGCCGCTTCGGCCTCGCCGTCCCCGCCGTGATGGCGGGCGCCGCGATCGGTGTCGACGTCGCGCGCTTCGCCGACTTCGGGCTCGTCGGCTTCGCCAACGCGGTGTTCGTCTGGCTCGCCGTGCACCAGCTCGGTTTCTTCTACGCCGAAGGCGGACTCGGCGCGCTCAATCCCCGCAAGGCTTTGGCGCTGTCCGGCGCCGGTTTCGGGATCACCGCGCTCATGGTCGCGTTCGGCCCGTATCCGGCGAGCATGATCGGCATGCCCGGTGCTCCGGTGTCCAACATGAGCCCGCCGACCGTGCTCCTGTTCTTCCTCGCCGTCGGCCAGATCGGGCTGCTGCTGGCACTCAAGCCGAAGCTGCTGGCCTTCGCGGCCAACCCGGCCATCGGCCGCTCGCTGGACTGGCTGGGCGCGCGTTTCATGAGCATCTACCTCTGGCACATGCCCGCGCTGGTCGTCGTCGCCGGGATCACCGTCTACGGCCTGGGATACGCCACTCCGGAGCCGGGAAGCGTGCTCTGGCTGGCCGTGACGCCGCCGTGGCTCGCCGGGATCGGCATCGTGCTCGCTCTGCTGCTCAAGGTGTTCAGCCGCTTCGAAGCGACGGGCAAGACGACCGCGACCGCAGGCACGCCGCAGCTCGTGCTCGCCGCTCTGCTCGCCTCCGGCGGACTGCTCGGCTTGGCCGCCCACGGCTTCACCACGCCGAGCAACCCGCTCGACGGTCCGCTCCCCTGGGTCGCGCTCACGATCGCCGGATACGCGCTCTCCGGCCGCCGGATCCACGCCGCGCGGATCACCACCCGCTTCCTCGGCCACGCCGTCGCGGTGACCGAATCGGCCAAGCTCAGCCGTTGA
- the ftsE gene encoding cell division ATP-binding protein FtsE: MIRLEEVSKVYKTSTRPALERVNVEVDKGEFVFLIGPSGSGKSTFLRLLLREEVPTKGRVMVSNFDVAKLARRRVPRLRQTIGCVFQDFRLLPSKTVAENVAFALEVIGKPKLTIKKVVPEVLELVGLESKADRLPNELSGGEQQRVAIARAFVNRPLMLLADEPTGNLDPDTSQDIMLLLERINRTGTTVLMATHDHSIVDSMRRRVVELQLGRVVRDDDRGVYGVGR; this comes from the coding sequence GTGATCCGGCTCGAAGAGGTTTCCAAGGTCTACAAGACGTCGACGCGCCCCGCGCTGGAGCGAGTGAACGTCGAGGTGGACAAAGGTGAGTTCGTCTTCCTGATCGGCCCTTCGGGTTCCGGCAAGTCGACGTTCCTCCGGCTCCTGCTGCGCGAAGAGGTGCCGACCAAGGGCCGGGTGATGGTGTCCAACTTCGACGTCGCGAAGCTGGCCCGCCGCCGGGTGCCCCGCCTGCGCCAGACCATCGGCTGCGTGTTCCAGGACTTCCGGCTGCTGCCGAGCAAGACCGTCGCCGAGAACGTGGCGTTCGCGCTCGAGGTCATCGGCAAGCCGAAGCTGACCATCAAGAAGGTCGTGCCGGAGGTGCTGGAGCTGGTCGGCCTGGAGAGCAAGGCCGACCGCCTGCCCAACGAGCTCTCCGGTGGTGAGCAGCAGCGCGTCGCGATCGCCCGCGCGTTCGTGAACCGCCCGCTGATGCTGCTCGCCGACGAGCCGACGGGAAACCTGGACCCCGACACCAGCCAGGACATCATGCTGCTGCTGGAGCGGATCAACCGCACCGGCACCACGGTGCTGATGGCGACGCACGACCACTCGATCGTCGACTCCATGCGCCGCCGCGTAGTCGAGCTGCAGCTCGGCAGGGTCGTCAGGGATGACGACCGGGGTGTTTACGGCGTCGGCCGCTAA
- the prfB gene encoding peptide chain release factor 2, with translation MSFEFETSLKELSGKLTQVETVIDLDALRAQVASLEADASKPDLWDNPEAAQQVTSQLSHKQSELRRVTELRSRFDDLGVLYELAEAEGDTASMTEAETELTNLAKDVDALEVLTLLSGEYDARNAVVTIRSEAGGVDAADWAEMLLRMYLRWSERHGYPTDVYDISYAEEAGIKSATFKVTAPYVYGTLSVESGTHRLVRISPFDNQSRRQTSFAHVEVLPEVEEVDHVDIPEKDIRVDVYRSSGPGGQSVNTTDSAVRLTHIPTGVVVSCQNEKSQLQNKVAAMKVLQARLLQRKKEEERAEMDALRDGGSSWGNQMRSYVLHPYQMVKDLRTEFEVGNPSAVLDGEIDGFLEAGIRWRKQSGAA, from the coding sequence GTGAGCTTCGAGTTTGAAACAAGTCTCAAGGAACTGTCCGGCAAGCTGACGCAGGTCGAGACGGTGATCGACCTGGACGCCCTGCGTGCGCAGGTCGCCTCGCTGGAGGCCGACGCGTCCAAACCCGACCTGTGGGACAACCCCGAGGCCGCGCAGCAGGTCACCAGCCAGCTCTCGCACAAGCAGAGCGAGCTGCGCCGCGTCACCGAGCTTCGCAGCCGCTTCGACGACCTGGGCGTGCTCTACGAACTCGCCGAGGCCGAGGGCGACACCGCCAGCATGACCGAGGCGGAGACCGAGCTCACCAACCTGGCCAAGGACGTCGACGCGCTCGAGGTGCTCACGCTGCTGTCCGGCGAGTACGACGCGCGCAACGCCGTGGTCACCATCCGCTCCGAGGCCGGTGGCGTCGACGCCGCCGACTGGGCCGAGATGCTCCTGCGCATGTACCTGCGCTGGTCCGAGCGCCACGGTTACCCCACGGACGTCTACGACATCTCCTACGCCGAAGAAGCGGGCATCAAGTCGGCCACCTTCAAGGTCACCGCGCCCTACGTCTACGGCACCCTCTCGGTCGAGTCCGGCACGCACCGCCTCGTCCGCATCTCGCCGTTCGACAACCAGAGCCGCCGCCAGACCTCCTTCGCGCACGTCGAGGTGCTGCCGGAGGTCGAGGAGGTCGACCACGTCGACATCCCCGAAAAGGACATCCGCGTCGACGTCTACCGCTCGTCCGGCCCCGGCGGCCAGAGCGTCAACACCACCGACTCCGCGGTGCGCCTCACCCACATCCCGACCGGTGTGGTGGTTTCTTGCCAGAACGAGAAGTCGCAGCTGCAGAACAAGGTGGCCGCGATGAAGGTGCTCCAGGCCAGGCTGCTGCAGCGCAAGAAGGAAGAAGAGCGCGCCGAGATGGACGCGCTGCGCGACGGCGGATCCAGCTGGGGCAACCAGATGCGCTCCTACGTGCTGCACCCGTACCAGATGGTCAAGGACCTGCGCACCGAGTTCGAGGTCGGCAACCCGTCGGCCGTGCTCGACGGCGAGATCGACGGATTCCTCGAGGCCGGCATCCGCTGGCGCAAGCAGTCCGGGGCCGCGTAA
- a CDS encoding amidohydrolase family protein: MLDEQVPGWVRSLGLDGIVDLHVHFLPQSVMDKVWGYFDHASEHYGTAWPIHYRTPEADRLATLRELGVKRFAPLVYPHKPGMAAWLTDWALDFAARVPDAVPTGTFYPEAGAVSVVDSALRAGARCFKAHVQVGAYDPRDPLLDGVWGALADAGVPVVVHCGHGPLRGDYTGLSVFGEVLARHPRLTAVLAHAAMPEYTPAFELMRRYPRVHLDTTMVGVPFAEKMAPLPAAWADRLVEFADRIVLGTDFPNIPYSYATQLEAIDGWAADDRLGEKFLRGVLHDTPLRLLNG, from the coding sequence ATGCTCGACGAGCAGGTTCCCGGGTGGGTGCGGTCACTCGGGCTGGACGGGATCGTCGACCTGCACGTCCATTTCCTGCCCCAGTCCGTGATGGACAAGGTCTGGGGCTACTTCGACCACGCCTCGGAGCACTACGGCACGGCGTGGCCGATCCACTACCGGACGCCGGAAGCCGACCGGCTGGCGACGTTGCGCGAGCTGGGCGTCAAACGGTTCGCGCCGCTGGTGTACCCGCACAAGCCGGGGATGGCCGCGTGGCTGACCGACTGGGCGCTGGACTTCGCCGCGCGCGTGCCGGACGCGGTGCCGACGGGCACGTTCTACCCGGAAGCCGGCGCGGTGTCCGTTGTGGACTCCGCGCTGCGCGCGGGCGCGCGGTGCTTCAAGGCGCACGTCCAGGTCGGCGCCTACGACCCGCGTGATCCGTTGCTGGACGGGGTATGGGGCGCGCTGGCGGACGCGGGCGTGCCCGTGGTCGTCCACTGTGGACACGGACCGTTGAGGGGCGACTACACCGGGCTTTCGGTCTTCGGTGAGGTGCTGGCGCGGCATCCGCGGCTGACGGCGGTGCTCGCGCACGCCGCGATGCCGGAGTACACGCCGGCCTTCGAGCTGATGCGCCGGTATCCCCGCGTGCATCTGGACACCACCATGGTCGGTGTGCCGTTCGCGGAGAAGATGGCGCCGCTGCCCGCCGCATGGGCCGATCGGCTCGTCGAGTTCGCCGACCGGATCGTGCTCGGCACCGATTTCCCCAACATCCCGTACTCCTACGCCACCCAGCTCGAGGCGATCGACGGCTGGGCTGCCGACGATCGCCTCGGTGAGAAGTTCCTGCGCGGGGTGCTGCACGACACCCCGCTGCGGCTGCTCAACGGCTGA